In Candidatus Nitronauta litoralis, one DNA window encodes the following:
- a CDS encoding acyl-CoA desaturase, which produces MADLPNIHLKTQLSKINVAFFTGLHLAACLAFLPQFFSWSAVGVMFLLYWMTASLGICLGFHRYLTHRSFELPKYVGYFFALCGTLACQNGPTKWVAQHRMHHANSDQPMDPHSMQYGFFWAHFQWMIYKNHYDDPQKIYAHSKDLQGDPFIKFLDNNFLKLQGVLALILFAVGGWSFVIWGIFVRLVVAYHSTWFVNSAAHTFGYRNVKLENDLSTNCWWVGLIAWGEGWHNNHHAFPSSARHGLRPWEIDFTWMAIWVLKTLGLAKNIKVAELRRDEEQDEKFFLGEIVKKAA; this is translated from the coding sequence ATGGCCGATTTACCAAACATTCACCTAAAAACCCAATTGTCCAAAATTAACGTGGCATTCTTCACCGGCCTGCATCTGGCTGCGTGTCTTGCTTTTTTGCCTCAGTTTTTCTCCTGGTCCGCTGTTGGGGTCATGTTTTTACTCTATTGGATGACAGCTTCCTTAGGCATTTGTCTGGGTTTCCATCGCTATCTGACACATCGAAGTTTTGAATTACCCAAATACGTTGGCTATTTCTTTGCACTATGTGGCACCCTGGCGTGTCAAAACGGTCCCACCAAATGGGTGGCGCAGCACAGAATGCATCATGCAAACTCTGATCAGCCAATGGATCCTCATAGTATGCAATACGGATTTTTCTGGGCACATTTTCAGTGGATGATCTACAAAAACCATTATGACGACCCACAAAAGATATATGCACATTCCAAAGACCTGCAGGGCGATCCTTTCATAAAGTTTCTCGATAATAACTTTCTTAAATTGCAGGGTGTTCTTGCCTTGATCCTGTTTGCCGTCGGGGGTTGGTCATTTGTTATCTGGGGAATATTCGTCCGGTTAGTTGTCGCCTACCACTCAACCTGGTTCGTCAACAGCGCGGCTCACACCTTTGGATATCGAAACGTTAAACTGGAAAACGACCTCTCTACCAATTGTTGGTGGGTCGGACTTATCGCCTGGGGCGAAGGCTGGCACAATAATCACCACGCATTTCCAAGCTCTGCCCGGCATGGTTTACGGCCTTGGGAAATTGATTTCACCTGGATGGCAATCTGGGTCTTGAAAACTTTGGGACTGGCTAAAAATATCAAGGTCGCCGAATTGCGACGCGATGAAGAGCAAGACGAAAAATTCTTCCTGGGAGAAATCGTCAAGAAGGCTGCGTAG
- a CDS encoding SDR family oxidoreductase, with the protein MHNKTLLITGANSGLGRVSAEHFAGNGAEVILVCRNQEKAIAARDEITAKTGNANLHAYSADLSAVEEVRKLGKKIIENHPRLHILMNNAGVLLGERRETVDGYETTFATNHLAYFLLTRLLIDRLKESAPARIINVSSMVHAWGTINLDDIFMKRNYRALPAYYQSKLANVMFTYALAKRLEGTGVTVNCLHPGIVDTGFGREGSFLYKLSKAIARPFFYINPERGAETQIHLAESDDIKHLSGKYFTKKKAVKSSTLSYSVEDQEKLWRLSEEWCGLTHWPL; encoded by the coding sequence ATGCACAACAAAACCCTTCTTATAACAGGAGCCAACTCCGGATTGGGACGGGTCAGTGCTGAACATTTCGCTGGAAACGGCGCTGAGGTAATCCTTGTTTGTAGAAATCAGGAAAAAGCTATTGCAGCGCGCGATGAAATTACAGCGAAAACTGGAAACGCAAATCTGCATGCCTATTCAGCAGACCTGAGCGCGGTGGAGGAGGTCCGCAAACTCGGAAAAAAAATTATAGAGAATCACCCTCGACTTCATATTCTCATGAACAACGCGGGTGTCCTGCTTGGGGAGCGACGAGAAACTGTCGACGGGTACGAAACTACTTTTGCCACCAACCACCTTGCATACTTTCTCCTTACCCGGCTTTTAATTGATCGGCTAAAAGAATCCGCTCCCGCCAGAATCATCAACGTTTCCTCCATGGTTCATGCCTGGGGAACAATCAACTTAGATGATATTTTTATGAAAAGGAATTACCGCGCCCTGCCCGCTTACTACCAGTCAAAACTCGCCAACGTTATGTTCACCTATGCCCTTGCAAAGCGTTTGGAAGGAACAGGGGTCACGGTCAACTGCCTGCATCCTGGAATTGTCGATACCGGTTTTGGCAGGGAAGGATCTTTTCTCTATAAACTGAGTAAAGCGATCGCACGCCCATTTTTTTACATTAATCCTGAGCGTGGCGCTGAAACCCAGATTCATCTTGCGGAATCAGATGATATAAAACATTTATCCGGGAAATACTTCACAAAGAAGAAGGCGGTGAAAAGCTCGACTTTATCCTACAGTGTCGAGGATCAGGAAAAATTGTGGCGATTGAGCGAGGAGTGGTGTGGCCTGACGCATTGGCCTCTGTAA
- a CDS encoding transporter — MLNKLKSLLLTFMVAVWLLPASTVQAYVGLCCTHCGGNMPMNIFGGGIPETHEFRVKLSQMFMEMGPLRSGTNDIVTESILGMPNGRTFGAAPREMRMYMTMLGGAYSFTDDFAIMAMTSYKRNDMDMVFNVPLRNNMLGNNPSRARGFTMHSEGLGDTKVLAKYRLYSDDNLVPTKQISIVGGLSFPTGDINKRFTRSPITGQNGQILPYKMQMGSGSFDPIMAVTLQGSSSPFWYGLNAMYIGRWHENDQGYEQGDEFKFDLYTMYQFHEKALVQLQFNGHLEDAYNGLPGATRFNGNGIFAPTGQFASPLFDPNNYGFTKLNITAGVQFQPFPLHIMELLASVPIHQDLSGPQLSEEWRMMFSYYIEIPTSKSRRYKGTKAPGELGF; from the coding sequence ATGTTAAACAAGCTCAAATCTTTACTGTTGACCTTCATGGTTGCCGTCTGGTTGCTTCCAGCATCCACCGTTCAAGCCTATGTCGGACTGTGCTGTACCCACTGTGGCGGTAACATGCCCATGAATATTTTTGGTGGTGGAATTCCGGAGACACATGAATTCCGGGTGAAGCTGAGCCAGATGTTTATGGAAATGGGACCCCTTCGCAGCGGAACTAATGACATCGTCACGGAATCTATTCTTGGAATGCCGAACGGTAGAACGTTCGGTGCAGCTCCTCGCGAGATGCGCATGTACATGACCATGCTGGGCGGTGCCTATTCCTTCACCGACGACTTTGCCATTATGGCCATGACCAGTTACAAGCGAAACGACATGGATATGGTGTTCAATGTTCCACTTCGCAACAACATGTTAGGGAACAATCCTTCAAGGGCTCGAGGCTTCACGATGCACTCCGAAGGATTGGGAGACACCAAAGTTCTGGCAAAATATCGCCTTTACTCCGATGACAACCTGGTCCCGACCAAACAAATTTCAATTGTCGGCGGACTGTCATTCCCAACCGGGGATATCAACAAGCGTTTCACAAGAAGTCCGATCACAGGTCAAAATGGCCAGATCCTGCCCTACAAAATGCAAATGGGTAGTGGTAGTTTTGACCCAATCATGGCGGTGACCCTCCAGGGTTCGTCCTCTCCTTTCTGGTACGGTTTAAACGCCATGTACATTGGCCGTTGGCATGAAAATGACCAGGGCTATGAGCAGGGGGACGAGTTTAAATTCGACCTGTACACCATGTACCAGTTTCATGAAAAAGCACTGGTTCAACTCCAGTTCAATGGCCATCTGGAAGATGCCTACAATGGTCTGCCTGGCGCAACACGTTTTAACGGTAACGGTATTTTTGCTCCGACCGGCCAGTTTGCGAGCCCTTTGTTTGATCCAAACAACTATGGATTCACCAAGCTCAATATTACAGCTGGAGTTCAGTTCCAACCGTTTCCCCTGCACATTATGGAACTGCTGGCATCCGTCCCGATTCATCAGGATTTGAGTGGTCCGCAATTGAGTGAAGAGTGGCGCATGATGTTCAGTTATTACATCGAAATTCCGACTTCCAAGAGCCGCCGCTACAAGGGCACCAAGGCTCCTGGCGAACTCGGTTTTTAA
- a CDS encoding OsmC family protein has product MPARSSSAKWEGKLKDGKGTMKVGSGAYEGPFSFVSRFESGDGTNPEELIAAAHAGCYSMAFSATLEKSGFDPKSVATTATAHLEKVGDGFAITKIELDMEAEIPGIDDAKFNELAEAAKNGCPVSKALAGPEISLNAKLK; this is encoded by the coding sequence ATGCCTGCGAGAAGTTCATCTGCCAAATGGGAAGGCAAACTCAAAGATGGTAAAGGAACCATGAAAGTTGGATCTGGAGCCTATGAAGGTCCATTTTCTTTCGTGTCGCGTTTTGAAAGCGGAGACGGAACCAACCCGGAAGAATTGATTGCCGCTGCCCACGCGGGCTGCTATTCCATGGCTTTTTCAGCCACTCTTGAAAAAAGCGGATTCGACCCGAAAAGCGTTGCGACTACTGCGACAGCTCATCTTGAAAAAGTGGGCGATGGTTTCGCTATCACTAAAATCGAACTGGATATGGAAGCGGAAATTCCAGGGATTGATGATGCCAAGTTCAATGAACTGGCGGAAGCTGCCAAAAACGGCTGCCCTGTTTCAAAAGCCCTGGCTGGTCCGGAAATCAGCCTCAACGCAAAACTTAAATAA
- a CDS encoding ABC transporter substrate-binding protein, which yields MKVVSLLPSATDIVCRLGLEDKLVGRSHSCDFPPSVLDLPALTSTRVEPYLPSVEIHRSVENILKEAVTVYQLDEKKLQELAPDFIITQNLCDVCAVSYGQVENACKQAFGDQAQLISLQPGTLEDVWQTVKQVAEALDAVSAYESFRNDVEKRTKYIQEKVANLSKKRVLTIEWIDPVYIGGLWMADMVEICGGKPLFSKPGEKAVVLNAEQLQSIDPEVVVVKPCGFNLDQLIGEIDRLKQQVPWQNWTASREQQFYFVDGNRYFNRPGPFLMESLEILAYCTHPEAFPDFGTRYARDCIRLSAGLELPVN from the coding sequence ATGAAAGTCGTTAGTCTGCTTCCATCCGCTACAGATATTGTATGCAGGTTAGGTCTGGAGGATAAGCTGGTTGGGCGATCACACAGTTGTGACTTCCCTCCGTCCGTGTTAGACCTGCCAGCTCTTACCAGTACTCGCGTTGAACCTTATTTGCCAAGTGTCGAGATTCACAGGTCTGTCGAAAATATTTTAAAGGAAGCGGTGACTGTATACCAACTGGATGAGAAGAAATTGCAAGAGCTGGCGCCTGATTTTATTATCACGCAGAATTTATGCGATGTGTGTGCGGTTTCTTACGGGCAAGTGGAAAATGCCTGTAAGCAGGCATTTGGTGACCAGGCTCAATTGATCTCCCTTCAGCCGGGAACTCTTGAGGATGTGTGGCAGACCGTGAAGCAGGTGGCGGAGGCGTTGGATGCCGTTTCCGCTTACGAATCGTTTCGAAACGATGTTGAAAAACGGACAAAATATATCCAGGAAAAGGTTGCGAATCTTTCCAAAAAGCGTGTGCTGACGATTGAATGGATCGATCCTGTCTATATTGGTGGGCTGTGGATGGCGGATATGGTGGAGATCTGTGGAGGCAAGCCCCTGTTTTCGAAACCGGGAGAAAAAGCGGTTGTTCTGAATGCAGAGCAGTTGCAGTCAATCGATCCGGAAGTCGTCGTCGTCAAGCCCTGTGGATTCAACCTCGACCAACTGATTGGAGAGATAGACCGATTGAAACAGCAGGTGCCCTGGCAAAACTGGACGGCTTCAAGGGAACAGCAGTTTTATTTTGTAGATGGCAACCGTTACTTTAACAGACCCGGACCCTTTCTCATGGAATCGCTTGAGATCCTTGCCTACTGCACACACCCGGAAGCTTTCCCGGACTTTGGAACTCGATATGCCAGGGACTGTATCCGGTTGTCGGCGGGGTTGGAATTGCCGGTCAATTGA
- the crcB gene encoding fluoride efflux transporter CrcB, which produces MSVLLWVGAGGFLGAILRYLVSGWIQGSGTQFPFGTLSVNFLGSFLLGTLMFLSEFKGILSEEARLFLCIGMLGSFTTMSTFGYETFRLMDQGQWGLVSTNILGSVILAVLGVYLGRTLALQL; this is translated from the coding sequence ATGTCAGTGTTACTGTGGGTCGGGGCGGGTGGATTCCTCGGTGCGATCCTGCGGTATCTGGTAAGCGGGTGGATTCAGGGAAGCGGCACACAGTTTCCATTTGGAACACTGTCGGTCAACTTCCTGGGCAGTTTCCTGCTGGGAACCCTGATGTTCCTTTCCGAATTTAAAGGCATCTTGTCGGAAGAAGCGCGTTTGTTTTTATGCATTGGAATGCTGGGCTCCTTCACCACCATGTCGACCTTTGGATACGAAACCTTTCGTTTGATGGACCAGGGACAATGGGGCCTGGTTTCCACCAATATTCTCGGCTCTGTAATTCTGGCCGTGCTGGGTGTGTATCTGGGGCGAACGTTGGCTTTGCAGTTATAA
- a CDS encoding DUF190 domain-containing protein: protein MKPQSDAVVLRIYTGEATRFKDKALYKYLIELFRKEGLSGCTVLRAIDGFGKTSHAHTASILRLSTDLPVVVEVVDNRENIDRIKPMLSGVVTEGLITEQTVRVVLYNGKNEG, encoded by the coding sequence ATGAAACCACAATCCGATGCTGTTGTCCTTAGGATTTATACAGGTGAAGCGACGCGCTTTAAGGATAAGGCTTTATATAAATACCTTATCGAATTATTTCGAAAAGAAGGACTTTCCGGGTGCACCGTACTTCGGGCCATTGATGGTTTTGGAAAGACCAGCCATGCCCACACGGCCTCTATTCTACGGCTGTCGACTGACCTGCCAGTGGTGGTAGAAGTGGTGGATAACCGTGAAAACATCGATCGCATAAAGCCCATGCTCTCAGGTGTGGTGACAGAAGGCTTGATCACCGAGCAAACAGTCAGAGTCGTTCTTTATAATGGCAAAAATGAGGGTTGA
- a CDS encoding HAD hydrolase-like protein has translation MSDRSGLKWVKLKRFISLMFQPESMTTYQSVSRFEDISIERLKTDGIEGVLIDADGTLGPDHARQYSDAVVGHVLKMKESGLKVAIFTNAREDRFHQFPGIPVVSDVPAKPAPEGFLKAMEHFLELENPAQVCMIGDNYLTDGGAVKAGMLFLYVEPIPGPENFIHKWTRDWAFKRCKSNTSP, from the coding sequence ATGTCAGATCGGTCCGGATTGAAATGGGTTAAATTAAAGCGATTTATTTCACTGATGTTTCAACCAGAATCAATGACCACTTACCAATCCGTCTCCCGGTTTGAGGATATTTCTATTGAGCGGCTAAAAACGGACGGTATCGAAGGTGTTCTCATTGATGCCGACGGCACTCTCGGGCCAGACCATGCCCGGCAATACAGTGATGCCGTAGTCGGTCATGTCCTGAAGATGAAAGAATCCGGGCTCAAGGTAGCTATATTCACGAATGCCCGGGAAGACCGGTTCCATCAATTCCCCGGAATCCCGGTTGTATCCGATGTTCCCGCCAAGCCAGCCCCCGAGGGCTTCCTGAAAGCGATGGAACATTTTCTTGAACTGGAAAACCCTGCGCAAGTGTGCATGATTGGGGATAATTATTTAACTGACGGGGGAGCAGTAAAAGCAGGAATGCTTTTCCTCTATGTAGAACCCATTCCAGGTCCAGAAAATTTTATTCATAAATGGACCCGCGATTGGGCCTTCAAGCGCTGTAAATCTAACACCTCCCCTTAA
- a CDS encoding TlpA family protein disulfide reductase, giving the protein MVLSLTLGFAVAPLLNGNALAHKEAYSQLGAVYPQRIKVAPEFSLKDLTGKTVDLKDLRGKPVLLNFWATWCQACKEELPSMQRLHETMKNEGVQVIAISIDRADPEEVQKYVDQYKLTFPVLLDPNQETRRRYFIMGLPTSYLIDANGKLRGFISGSREWDSETSKRVMRILLNKEFNAGL; this is encoded by the coding sequence ATGGTATTGAGCCTGACTTTAGGTTTTGCTGTTGCTCCCTTGTTAAACGGAAATGCGTTGGCACACAAGGAAGCGTATTCGCAGTTGGGTGCGGTCTACCCTCAACGAATCAAGGTCGCTCCGGAATTTTCCTTAAAAGACCTTACTGGCAAAACAGTAGACTTGAAAGACCTTCGCGGCAAACCGGTTCTCCTTAACTTCTGGGCTACCTGGTGCCAGGCCTGCAAAGAAGAACTGCCTTCCATGCAACGCTTGCATGAAACCATGAAGAATGAAGGTGTTCAGGTAATCGCCATCTCCATTGACAGGGCGGACCCTGAGGAAGTCCAGAAATATGTGGATCAGTACAAATTAACTTTTCCGGTTCTCCTGGACCCGAACCAGGAAACACGGCGGCGTTACTTTATTATGGGGCTCCCAACCTCTTATCTGATTGATGCCAACGGAAAGTTGAGAGGATTCATTTCCGGCTCACGGGAATGGGACAGCGAGACGTCCAAAAGAGTAATGCGCATCCTGCTCAACAAAGAATTCAACGCCGGTTTATAA
- a CDS encoding MoaD/ThiS family protein has product MQLQIQVPSILAHCLSGNQETSLHASQLDEALEILWQEYPLLKHHCLTKSGNIRPHILIYFNEDNIKWLDSLECKITEGDRLTILQAVSGGG; this is encoded by the coding sequence ATGCAACTGCAAATCCAGGTGCCCTCAATCCTGGCTCACTGCCTGAGTGGTAATCAGGAAACCAGTCTTCATGCTTCCCAATTGGATGAAGCGCTAGAAATTTTATGGCAGGAATATCCCCTGCTTAAACATCATTGCCTTACAAAATCCGGGAACATCCGCCCCCACATCCTTATCTATTTTAATGAGGACAATATAAAGTGGCTCGACTCTCTGGAGTGTAAAATAACAGAAGGCGACCGACTCACTATTCTTCAGGCAGTATCGGGTGGCGGCTAA
- a CDS encoding DoxX family protein, protein MEQLRQLFETDDGWDKTILRLVAGGVMFPHGAQKLLGWFGGYGFNGTMGFFTDTMGMPWIMGFTVIMVEFFASLALIAGALTRLSALGISVVMAGAVTVAHWQNGFFMNWANKNEGEGFEYHLLMIGMCGALLIGGGGKASLDRMVFERLKA, encoded by the coding sequence ATGGAACAATTACGGCAACTTTTTGAAACAGATGATGGGTGGGATAAAACGATCCTTAGGTTGGTTGCAGGTGGGGTGATGTTTCCACATGGTGCTCAAAAACTTTTGGGTTGGTTTGGTGGCTATGGTTTCAACGGTACCATGGGGTTTTTTACCGATACTATGGGGATGCCCTGGATCATGGGATTCACGGTAATTATGGTTGAGTTTTTCGCCAGCCTGGCTCTAATAGCAGGTGCCTTAACCCGCTTGTCAGCTCTTGGAATCAGCGTGGTTATGGCTGGGGCGGTAACTGTTGCCCATTGGCAAAACGGGTTTTTCATGAACTGGGCCAATAAAAACGAAGGTGAAGGATTTGAATATCACTTGTTGATGATCGGCATGTGTGGAGCTTTATTGATAGGGGGCGGTGGAAAAGCTTCTTTGGACAGGATGGTTTTTGAGCGTCTTAAAGCCTGA
- a CDS encoding HAMP domain-containing histidine kinase, protein MNKIKTIFHPIIIFIGVQIAWIILMAIWIRWYLKNRQDFKAFAERLQPGLFATDLNWVVLLEGCFLMILILGGFYVIFLFWNKQAKLNQLQSNFVSSMTHELKSPLASIQLYLETLKYHDVSREEARDFVETMLNDTERLSGLIENILRASHPDPKNMQNEFQAVDLKVFLEEVVEVHKPQFRENKIDLICDFTPVPTIMMDQRSMRMVFNNLMSNALRYTLETKDASVTVRLGADSRFCHIAFEDRGIGLNEKEIKRIFRKFYRVSKPETQNIVGAGLGLYISSEIVKNHGGSINVTSDGKDKGSTFTVSLPLSGVPALSWWETLKTPFKRVSITNPAGAGRAGN, encoded by the coding sequence ATGAATAAGATAAAAACCATTTTTCATCCAATCATCATATTTATTGGAGTGCAGATTGCCTGGATTATACTTATGGCTATCTGGATTCGGTGGTATCTCAAGAATCGCCAGGATTTTAAGGCGTTTGCTGAAAGGCTTCAACCTGGTCTGTTTGCCACTGATTTGAATTGGGTTGTTTTGCTCGAAGGTTGCTTCCTGATGATTCTGATTCTAGGGGGATTTTACGTAATCTTTCTGTTTTGGAACAAGCAGGCCAAGCTTAACCAGTTGCAGAGCAATTTCGTTTCCAGCATGACTCATGAGTTGAAATCTCCGCTTGCCTCTATCCAGCTATATCTGGAAACACTGAAATACCATGATGTGTCACGAGAGGAGGCGCGCGATTTTGTCGAAACCATGCTGAACGATACGGAGCGTCTTTCCGGTCTCATTGAAAATATACTGCGCGCAAGCCACCCTGATCCAAAGAATATGCAGAACGAATTCCAGGCAGTAGATCTGAAGGTGTTTCTGGAAGAGGTAGTGGAAGTGCATAAGCCGCAATTCCGTGAAAACAAGATTGACCTCATCTGTGATTTTACTCCCGTTCCCACTATCATGATGGACCAGCGTTCCATGCGAATGGTGTTTAATAATCTGATGAGCAACGCATTGCGATATACCCTGGAGACCAAGGATGCTTCGGTGACCGTTCGTCTTGGTGCCGACAGCAGATTCTGTCACATCGCTTTTGAAGATAGGGGGATTGGTCTCAATGAGAAGGAAATAAAACGGATTTTCCGCAAGTTCTATCGTGTTTCAAAGCCGGAAACCCAGAACATTGTAGGGGCTGGCCTCGGGCTTTATATTTCCAGTGAAATTGTGAAAAATCATGGCGGATCTATCAATGTCACCAGTGACGGTAAGGACAAAGGATCGACGTTTACAGTGTCCTTGCCACTTAGTGGTGTCCCCGCACTTTCCTGGTGGGAAACATTGAAAACGCCTTTCAAAAGAGTTTCAATCACAAACCCGGCCGGGGCGGGCAGAGCAGGAAATTAA
- a CDS encoding response regulator transcription factor, whose amino-acid sequence MEIKKKRILVVEDEAHLAKGLKFNLTREGYDVELAGDGDLALEGYKTGGFDMMILDLMLPKLGGLEVVRTIRKNDVRFPVLMLTARSADEDRASGLEAGADDYLTKPFHLPELLLRVKGILRRGDWYKEPVREEDKFEFDDKWVNFGTGQAQGVSGEFILTQKEAMIMNLLISKRGEVVSREELLEKVWGFRPDTETRTLDNFISRLRKYFEKKPQKPEYILTVREKGYQFRADS is encoded by the coding sequence ATAGAAATCAAGAAGAAGCGAATTCTGGTCGTAGAAGACGAGGCGCATCTGGCCAAGGGATTGAAGTTTAACCTGACTCGGGAAGGTTATGATGTGGAATTGGCCGGAGATGGTGACCTGGCTCTGGAAGGTTATAAAACAGGTGGATTCGATATGATGATCCTCGACCTCATGTTGCCAAAGCTCGGAGGACTGGAAGTGGTTCGGACCATTCGTAAAAATGATGTCCGTTTTCCAGTTTTGATGTTGACTGCCCGATCGGCTGATGAAGACAGAGCATCAGGGCTTGAGGCAGGTGCAGACGATTACCTCACCAAACCTTTTCATCTTCCGGAGCTGTTGTTGAGGGTCAAGGGGATCCTGCGACGCGGAGACTGGTATAAAGAACCCGTTCGCGAAGAAGACAAGTTTGAATTTGATGATAAGTGGGTGAATTTTGGAACCGGGCAGGCCCAAGGGGTGTCCGGTGAATTTATTCTCACCCAGAAAGAAGCCATGATCATGAATCTTTTGATATCGAAGCGCGGAGAGGTTGTTAGCCGGGAAGAGCTTTTGGAAAAAGTATGGGGCTTCAGACCGGATACTGAAACCAGGACTCTGGACAATTTTATTTCACGATTGCGTAAGTATTTTGAAAAGAAACCACAAAAGCCGGAATATATCTTAACGGTCCGGGAAAAGGGTTATCAGTTCAGGGCCGACTCCTGA
- a CDS encoding exo-alpha-sialidase encodes MKDVFLSVSTEKGLFLFSSDLERNNWEMRGPLLKGWSVSDTLFDFRKKPRIYAAVNSPFYGPGIHLSEDLGDSWREIKNPPQYPQDSPYEIESIWTIVPGTRDQPDTFYTGVDPAGIFVSHDCGEHWELLDGLSGHPSREEWMGGKGGLCCHSVLVDPQNPARLWAGISAVGVFRSDDDGKTWSTKNEGLEIVIEGKTHKEIGSCVHRLILDPTNSEKLYQQNHRGVFRSNDAGDTWQRIESGLPHKFGFPMVINPNDPGTLFIVPQESDEYRVIPDGNLRVYRSVDSGDTWQALTNGLPQQSFTGVLRQAMTVDGLDRCGVYFGTISGQVHYSTNNGDQWQTLPCQLPRINAVSVFIK; translated from the coding sequence ATGAAAGACGTTTTCCTCTCGGTCAGTACTGAAAAAGGGTTATTTCTATTTTCCTCCGATCTGGAACGAAACAACTGGGAAATGCGGGGACCGCTTCTCAAAGGCTGGTCCGTTTCCGACACCCTGTTTGATTTTCGAAAAAAGCCCCGAATTTATGCTGCCGTTAACTCTCCCTTCTATGGGCCCGGTATTCACCTATCGGAAGACCTCGGGGACAGCTGGCGCGAAATAAAAAATCCGCCACAATATCCACAAGACAGTCCTTATGAAATTGAATCCATCTGGACTATCGTTCCAGGTACCCGGGACCAACCCGATACTTTTTATACCGGTGTTGATCCGGCAGGAATTTTTGTCAGCCATGACTGCGGAGAACATTGGGAATTACTCGATGGGCTTTCCGGTCACCCTTCCCGGGAAGAATGGATGGGTGGGAAAGGAGGGCTTTGTTGCCACTCAGTGCTTGTTGATCCCCAAAACCCCGCGAGGTTGTGGGCGGGGATTTCAGCGGTGGGGGTGTTCAGGTCGGATGACGACGGCAAAACCTGGTCCACCAAAAATGAAGGACTTGAAATCGTTATTGAAGGCAAAACCCACAAGGAAATCGGATCGTGTGTTCACCGTCTAATTCTCGATCCAACCAACTCCGAGAAACTCTATCAACAAAATCACCGAGGCGTGTTTAGAAGCAATGATGCCGGCGATACGTGGCAACGCATAGAATCCGGGTTGCCCCACAAGTTTGGGTTTCCCATGGTGATCAATCCGAATGATCCCGGCACCTTGTTTATCGTTCCTCAGGAAAGCGACGAGTATCGCGTGATACCCGATGGAAATCTACGTGTCTATCGTAGTGTAGATTCCGGCGATACCTGGCAGGCTTTAACTAATGGTCTGCCTCAACAAAGTTTTACGGGAGTATTGCGACAGGCGATGACGGTAGACGGGCTGGACAGATGCGGTGTCTACTTTGGAACTATTAGTGGCCAGGTACACTACAGCACTAATAACGGGGATCAATGGCAGACACTGCCCTGCCAGCTGCCTCGTATCAATGCCGTATCTGTTTTCATTAAATAA